The proteins below are encoded in one region of Sedimentibacter sp. zth1:
- a CDS encoding 4Fe-4S binding protein — protein sequence MKKQKKWYDYLWIFSLTYLILGFFNILFAWIGLLCFFIPLIISITTGSKAYCNNYCGRGQLLEIIGSKFKLSRNKNCPSLIKSKFFRYLFLTFFMTMFANMIYNTYLVFFGTQSLKQVVVLLWTFKMPWNFAYTVSVSPWIAQFSFGFYSLMLTSTILGLITMVLFRPRTWCVYCPMGTMTQMICKAKAK from the coding sequence ATGAAAAAGCAAAAAAAATGGTATGACTACCTATGGATATTTTCACTGACTTATTTAATATTAGGCTTTTTTAATATTTTGTTTGCCTGGATTGGCTTGCTATGCTTCTTTATACCGCTTATAATATCAATTACAACTGGTAGCAAGGCATATTGCAATAATTATTGCGGAAGGGGTCAATTATTAGAAATTATAGGAAGTAAATTCAAATTATCAAGAAATAAAAATTGCCCTAGTTTGATAAAATCAAAATTTTTTAGATATTTGTTTTTAACATTTTTTATGACTATGTTTGCAAATATGATTTACAACACATATTTAGTCTTTTTTGGCACTCAGAGTTTAAAACAAGTAGTTGTGTTGTTGTGGACATTTAAAATGCCTTGGAACTTTGCATATACTGTATCAGTTTCACCATGGATAGCACAATTTTCTTTTGGATTTTATAGTCTTATGCTTACATCTACTATTCTCGGTTTAATCACAATGGTGCTGTTTAGACCTAGAACATGGTGTGTTTACTGTCCAATGGGAACTATGACACAAATGATTTGTAAAGCAAAAGCCAAATAA
- a CDS encoding thioesterase II family protein: protein MKLLCLPCAGGSESMYFKLKRKLKDIIEVVPVKLSGRGYRIIDPLYNSIEEAVGDIFENIKDTILDGNYAIFGHSMGSLLTYELYYKIVENNFPTPKYLFLSSVEEPEFIPRRNKIAQFDDYEFVQHVYEMGGTPKIVLENKKILDVFLPIMRSDFKMFEAYQYKKRKEKINCDIAVFYGKQDTIEVANLERWENYTNKNFTIKGFEGNHFYLDSNLDNLHDIIKNLLVNI, encoded by the coding sequence ATGAAACTATTATGTTTGCCATGTGCTGGTGGCTCAGAATCAATGTATTTTAAACTAAAAAGAAAACTTAAGGATATTATAGAGGTTGTACCAGTTAAACTTAGCGGAAGAGGTTATAGAATTATAGATCCACTTTACAACTCAATAGAAGAGGCTGTAGGAGATATATTTGAAAATATTAAAGACACAATATTAGATGGAAATTATGCAATATTTGGTCATAGTATGGGTAGTCTATTAACATATGAATTGTACTATAAAATAGTAGAAAACAATTTTCCTACACCAAAATATTTGTTTTTATCAAGTGTAGAAGAACCAGAATTTATTCCCCGAAGAAATAAGATAGCACAATTTGATGACTACGAATTTGTACAACATGTATATGAAATGGGAGGAACTCCAAAAATCGTACTAGAAAACAAGAAAATACTTGATGTATTCTTACCAATAATGAGAAGTGATTTTAAAATGTTTGAAGCATATCAATATAAAAAAAGAAAAGAAAAAATCAACTGTGATATAGCTGTATTTTATGGAAAGCAAGATACTATTGAAGTTGCAAATCTAGAACGTTGGGAAAATTATACCAACAAGAATTTCACAATAAAGGGATTTGAAGGTAATCACTTTTATCTAGATTCGAATTTAGATAATTTACACGATATAATAAAGAATTTATTGGTAAATATATAA
- a CDS encoding Crp/Fnr family transcriptional regulator, which produces MEQILDSYFPFWNKLSDREKRSIGKATINKKFKKGNVLYSEGRSCTGIEIVKSGRVRVFIMSPNGGEITLYRLLDGDICVLSAACMINSLDVEINMEFEEDSEIYLIPKNTYKELSDNNNIVKEYTLELISNRFSDVMWILKQIVFTGMANRLATALIDHSALEQSNILHITHEKLAKDLGTAREVISRLLKQFEVDNIVSLSRGVITITDTKKLKSI; this is translated from the coding sequence GTGGAGCAAATATTAGATAGTTATTTTCCATTTTGGAATAAATTATCAGATAGAGAAAAAAGAAGTATTGGTAAAGCAACAATAAATAAAAAATTTAAAAAAGGTAACGTTCTTTACAGCGAAGGTAGAAGCTGTACTGGTATAGAAATTGTAAAATCAGGTAGAGTACGTGTATTTATCATGTCTCCTAATGGTGGAGAAATAACGCTTTATAGACTTTTAGACGGTGATATTTGTGTTTTAAGTGCTGCGTGTATGATTAATAGCTTAGATGTTGAAATTAATATGGAATTTGAAGAAGATAGTGAAATATATTTAATTCCTAAAAATACTTATAAAGAATTAAGTGATAATAATAATATAGTTAAAGAATATACTTTAGAGCTAATATCAAATAGATTTTCTGATGTGATGTGGATTTTAAAACAAATTGTTTTTACGGGAATGGCCAATAGATTAGCAACTGCTTTAATTGATCATAGTGCATTAGAACAAAGTAATATATTACATATAACACATGAAAAATTAGCTAAAGATTTAGGTACTGCAAGAGAAGTAATTTCAAGGCTTTTAAAACAATTTGAAGTAGATAATATTGTTTCTTTATCAAGAGGGGTAATAACAATAACTGATACGAAAAAATTAAAAAGTATATAA
- a CDS encoding transglutaminase domain-containing protein, which translates to MRIRFKKICLLILILVILMFNTVYGVEYESFYSFNITNSPDNYITFNIDGNTLTIDGKILVPKNQNYAMIKINNSKEVVDLNSNKEFTYKYNLSSLTSDIVELELYFSNTKYGTYQGIINGKDIVLLNQNNKWKFISNKMVYQNNNNIKEGWINPVNCLHSDFESELKDLVNNIIKGAKSDYEKAYLIHNWVSENIYYNLDYYYNQLTEDIVYDTISVIKERTTVCEGYANLTNDLMRIAGIPSIKVTGYALGMSTNGAWNESTEKISDSNHAWNEVFIDGKWIMIDTTWDSGNDYTDNKFNYGGLRFPRYFDTSLEYFSNSHKILSRPYATLTNTPANWAIKEVSVALSKNLIPYTIQSKYSNNITRLEFCEAIVNMVEEKTNSSIEKIIAQNSLIINYEKFKDTKDINVLFANTLGIVNGKCEYFDTKGFITRQEAAAMLQRTAKALGMDVNIENNLTYNDSTSIANWAVDAVNFVSNVRDKENNKALMNGMQDNTFSPKNYYTRQQAIITIVRLFNSL; encoded by the coding sequence ATGAGGATAAGATTTAAAAAAATTTGTTTGTTAATATTAATATTAGTTATTCTAATGTTTAATACTGTTTACGGAGTAGAATATGAATCATTTTATAGTTTTAATATAACTAATAGTCCAGATAATTATATTACTTTTAATATTGATGGAAATACATTAACTATTGATGGAAAAATTTTAGTACCTAAAAATCAAAACTATGCAATGATTAAAATCAATAATTCTAAAGAAGTAGTTGATTTAAATTCAAACAAAGAATTTACTTATAAATATAATCTATCTTCACTAACAAGTGATATTGTTGAATTAGAATTGTATTTTTCAAATACAAAATATGGTACATATCAAGGCATTATAAATGGTAAAGATATAGTTTTACTTAATCAAAATAATAAGTGGAAATTTATTTCAAATAAAATGGTATATCAAAATAATAATAATATAAAAGAAGGCTGGATTAACCCAGTAAATTGCCTTCATAGTGATTTTGAAAGCGAACTAAAAGACTTAGTAAATAATATAATAAAGGGTGCAAAATCAGATTATGAAAAAGCATATCTAATACATAACTGGGTTAGCGAAAATATTTATTATAATTTGGACTATTATTATAATCAACTTACAGAAGACATAGTTTATGACACCATATCAGTTATAAAAGAAAGAACTACTGTTTGTGAAGGATATGCTAATTTAACAAATGATTTGATGAGAATTGCAGGCATTCCCAGCATTAAAGTTACGGGTTATGCCTTGGGTATGTCAACAAATGGGGCATGGAATGAAAGCACAGAAAAAATCAGTGATTCTAATCACGCTTGGAATGAAGTTTTTATAGATGGCAAATGGATTATGATTGATACCACATGGGATTCCGGTAATGACTATACTGATAATAAATTTAACTATGGTGGATTAAGATTTCCTAGATATTTTGATACTTCGTTAGAATATTTCTCAAATAGTCATAAAATTTTGTCGAGACCATACGCTACTTTAACAAATACCCCTGCTAATTGGGCAATTAAAGAGGTTTCTGTAGCTCTATCTAAAAATTTAATACCTTATACAATTCAAAGTAAATATAGTAACAATATTACTCGATTAGAATTCTGTGAAGCTATAGTAAATATGGTTGAAGAAAAAACTAATTCATCAATTGAAAAAATAATAGCTCAAAATTCTTTAATTATTAACTATGAAAAATTTAAAGATACAAAGGATATTAATGTTCTTTTTGCCAATACTTTAGGTATAGTAAATGGCAAGTGTGAATATTTCGATACAAAGGGTTTTATTACGAGGCAAGAAGCAGCAGCAATGTTGCAAAGAACTGCAAAGGCTTTAGGTATGGATGTAAATATAGAAAATAATTTGACATATAATGATAGTACATCAATTGCTAATTGGGCAGTTGATGCAGTAAACTTTGTTTCAAACGTTAGGGATAAAGAGAACAACAAAGCATTGATGAATGGAATGCAAGACAACACATTTTCACCAAAAAACTACTATACAAGGCAACAAGCTATCATTACAATTGTAAGACTTTTTAATTCACTTTAA
- a CDS encoding prolyl-tRNA synthetase associated domain-containing protein yields the protein MLLEKGRPNNLKNRLEKEIKVYELLDSLGIEYYRVDHEPLMNMEACKDVDNLLEATVCKNLFLRNSQKTKFYLLMLPGDKKFVTKDLSKQIESSRLSFAEPEYMEKFLNITPGSVSVMGLMNDKKNRVQLLIDIDILKGEYIGCHPCINTSSIKLKTKQLIGIFLKELKHEPIIVNL from the coding sequence ATGTTACTTGAAAAAGGAAGACCAAATAATTTGAAAAATAGACTAGAAAAAGAAATTAAAGTTTATGAACTATTAGATAGTCTTGGCATAGAGTATTATAGAGTAGACCATGAACCCCTTATGAATATGGAAGCATGTAAAGATGTAGACAATTTACTGGAAGCAACCGTATGTAAAAACTTATTTTTGCGTAATTCACAGAAAACTAAATTTTATTTACTGATGCTTCCAGGTGATAAGAAATTTGTTACAAAGGACTTATCTAAACAAATTGAGAGTTCAAGGCTATCATTTGCTGAGCCTGAATATATGGAGAAATTTTTAAACATAACACCTGGTTCAGTTAGTGTTATGGGACTTATGAATGATAAAAAAAATAGGGTTCAATTGTTAATTGATATAGATATACTAAAAGGTGAATATATTGGATGTCATCCATGTATCAATACTTCAAGTATTAAGTTGAAAACTAAACAACTTATTGGAATATTTTTAAAAGAACTTAAGCATGAACCTATAATAGTTAATCTATAA
- a CDS encoding 4Fe-4S binding protein, with protein sequence MRKACINKDVCVACGCCIKVCPRNAIIIFKGIHAVVDKKACIGCGLCKKICPASIIELEEV encoded by the coding sequence ATGAGAAAAGCTTGTATTAATAAAGACGTATGTGTAGCCTGTGGCTGCTGCATTAAAGTTTGCCCTAGAAATGCAATAATTATTTTTAAAGGAATACATGCTGTTGTTGATAAAAAAGCATGTATAGGATGTGGTTTATGCAAAAAAATTTGTCCTGCATCAATTATAGAATTGGAGGAAGTATAA
- a CDS encoding exonuclease SbcCD subunit D, which produces MKILHTGDWHLGKSLEGHSRMDEQELFLNDFVQIVERNNVDFVIIAGDIYDSSNPPARAEKMFYNTLKKLSKNGERLTLVIAGNHDSPERLVAAGPLAMEHGIIMVGTPKTVVGIGEYGKHKVLNSGEGFIEIEINGERAVILTVPYPSEKRLNEALYGDMDSDEERLEAYGDRIKELFNKLSKNYREDTINLVVSHLFSMGSEESGSERSIQLGGSYIVDGSCFPNNAQYIALGHVHKPQIVPHTDKRARYSGSPLHYNKKEISFTKKCFVIDIEAGKQADVKDINFKVYKPIEIWKCNNLDEALEKCEENKNRDCYVYLEIKTDSYIKEDEIKALKDLKDDILEITPIISGINDDNDDSVRLSEQTFDEIFRSFYKKERGVDADDEIVELLQSILMGDENINETN; this is translated from the coding sequence TTGAAAATTTTACATACAGGGGACTGGCATCTAGGCAAAAGCTTAGAGGGTCACAGTAGAATGGATGAACAAGAGCTATTTCTCAATGATTTTGTACAAATAGTCGAAAGAAATAATGTAGACTTCGTAATTATTGCGGGTGATATATATGATAGTAGTAATCCACCAGCTCGTGCTGAGAAAATGTTTTACAATACTTTAAAAAAACTTTCAAAAAATGGGGAGAGGTTGACACTTGTTATAGCTGGAAATCATGATAGCCCGGAAAGACTAGTTGCAGCCGGACCTCTTGCAATGGAGCATGGAATTATAATGGTTGGAACACCAAAAACAGTTGTTGGAATTGGTGAATATGGAAAACATAAAGTTTTGAATTCTGGTGAGGGTTTTATAGAAATTGAAATTAATGGTGAGAGAGCTGTTATATTGACAGTACCTTATCCAAGTGAAAAAAGATTAAATGAAGCTTTGTACGGTGATATGGATTCTGACGAAGAAAGACTTGAAGCATATGGGGATAGAATAAAAGAGTTATTTAATAAATTAAGTAAAAATTATAGAGAAGATACAATAAATTTAGTTGTTTCACATTTATTTAGTATGGGTAGTGAAGAAAGTGGTTCTGAGAGAAGTATTCAGTTAGGTGGAAGCTATATCGTTGATGGAAGTTGTTTCCCTAATAATGCTCAGTATATTGCACTTGGACATGTTCATAAGCCACAAATAGTACCCCATACAGATAAAAGAGCAAGATATTCAGGTTCGCCACTACATTATAATAAAAAAGAAATATCTTTTACAAAAAAATGCTTTGTCATAGATATAGAGGCAGGAAAACAAGCAGATGTTAAAGATATAAATTTTAAAGTTTATAAACCTATTGAAATTTGGAAATGTAATAATTTAGATGAAGCTCTTGAAAAATGCGAAGAAAATAAAAATAGAGATTGCTATGTATATTTAGAAATAAAAACTGATAGCTACATAAAAGAAGATGAAATAAAGGCTCTAAAGGATTTAAAAGATGATATACTTGAAATTACTCCTATAATAAGTGGTATAAATGATGATAATGATGATTCTGTAAGATTATCAGAGCAAACATTTGATGAAATATTTAGAAGTTTTTACAAAAAAGAAAGAGGAGTAGATGCAGATGATGAAATAGTTGAGCTTTTGCAATCTATACTTATGGGAGATGAAAATATAAATGAAACCAATTAA
- a CDS encoding AAA family ATPase, whose protein sequence is MKPIKLKIKGLNSFMDEQVIDFNKLAERGLFGIFGPTGSGKSTVLDGITLALYGEVARKSSNFINTNMGNCNVSYEFSISSTTCKKYLVEREFKIDKKTKNPRSGKCKVMDITNAEPVVLADKVTDVTAECIKIIGLNLEDFTRTVVLPQGKFSEFLKLEGKSRRDMLERLFNLQQYGDNLSSKLSREIISKKAENTFLNGKLFGFEHINEENLEKLKADSLNTKNEYNETLQKSELVNKKFQDNQQLWNLQTELNKYNIEKNNMLEQKEEIENNTSKVKLAQAALRVVPYIHAYKKTTDGIKRVTEQLDDAKIVLFKTKSDKIEAENRHNIVKEFREINVPLLNTKKDKALDAINLYKELDNTKLEINKLNKEQEVLLDEMSINYNDLTTVKQQIKQIDKKIDGLENKTESLKINNEFKLDIINGLNLSKDFKKSKNDFQDKTSRLDKIIGVIDESTKKLLQLKKELDKLNLIINEKQKSLNELEKANPCSQNSLLDLQKQITIKQDLFNKYDTYNKDLSRYSEEFAKYNTDLEKCKLTSENIENNISIIKNYIKDAEVEILAIKLRNDLNKTGVCPVCGSIEHHLENVKHIDVSNIEELNQKLKNLENEKLAILRNMTAYTTRIEDLVENIEYTKKLIKDLGEDFKSVTVDDLKAKFNTVNESLDRSNALKEELIELNNKKISVDSNVKNILENIQKYILDKELLAKELQILNKSLEKLSNNYNNVASKTNVQDFQMKYEEINEIEKQREELLSIIKTDREKSNVLNQKQKLLENKLNILEQNKVKIIATLQQKNNYIDKTKQTIIEKVGDIDDIKVYYKALETEIEKINKKFNAAEIYLNSCQQKYDLANETYIRISTNLNELNISKDHDKTSMQEALLEEGFNTIEDVKKCYLERPAVNEFVEIIEKYKNNLAKIEGSIESICLKINDKHIDEAQWMEIQSLKIETDNKLKEINETRINLDRKLKEFEKKLVEINDLLKQKEKLSHHLALLSDLEKLFKGKRFVEYVASTRLKYISIEADKKLKEISSGNYGLEVDKNGKFIIRDYKNGGVTRDASTLSGGETFIASLALALALSAEIQLKGTAPLELFFLDEGFGTLDDELLEVVMSSIEKIHNDRLKVGIISHVESIKNRVPIKLILTPAESGRGGSKVKLERS, encoded by the coding sequence ATGAAACCAATTAAACTTAAAATTAAAGGATTAAATAGCTTCATGGATGAACAGGTTATTGATTTCAATAAGCTTGCTGAACGTGGCTTGTTTGGCATATTTGGCCCTACTGGAAGTGGTAAATCAACAGTTTTAGATGGTATTACATTAGCCTTGTATGGTGAAGTTGCTAGAAAAAGTAGTAATTTTATAAATACGAATATGGGAAACTGCAATGTAAGCTATGAATTTTCTATATCTTCAACAACTTGTAAAAAATATTTAGTTGAAAGAGAATTTAAGATTGATAAAAAGACTAAAAATCCTCGTTCGGGGAAATGTAAGGTAATGGATATAACAAATGCTGAGCCTGTAGTACTTGCAGACAAAGTTACTGATGTAACAGCTGAGTGTATAAAAATAATCGGATTGAATTTAGAAGATTTCACTCGAACAGTAGTTCTTCCTCAAGGGAAGTTTAGTGAATTTTTAAAGCTTGAAGGAAAATCCAGACGTGATATGCTTGAAAGACTTTTCAATTTACAGCAATACGGAGATAATTTATCTAGCAAGCTTTCAAGAGAAATTATATCTAAAAAAGCAGAGAACACTTTTTTAAACGGAAAGCTTTTTGGATTTGAACATATAAACGAGGAGAATTTAGAGAAATTAAAGGCTGATTCATTAAATACTAAAAATGAGTATAATGAAACTTTGCAAAAATCTGAACTTGTAAACAAGAAATTTCAAGATAATCAACAATTATGGAATTTGCAAACTGAGCTAAATAAATATAATATTGAAAAAAATAATATGCTTGAACAAAAAGAGGAAATAGAAAATAACACTAGTAAGGTTAAACTTGCACAAGCTGCATTGAGAGTAGTTCCATATATTCATGCATACAAAAAAACAACAGATGGCATAAAAAGGGTTACAGAACAGTTAGATGATGCAAAAATTGTTTTGTTTAAAACTAAATCGGATAAAATTGAAGCAGAGAATAGACATAATATAGTTAAAGAATTTAGAGAAATAAATGTACCTTTATTAAATACAAAAAAAGATAAAGCTCTTGATGCAATAAATTTATATAAAGAATTAGATAACACAAAACTTGAAATAAACAAACTTAATAAGGAACAAGAAGTCCTTTTAGATGAAATGAGTATAAATTATAATGATTTAACTACTGTTAAGCAACAAATAAAACAAATTGATAAGAAAATTGATGGTTTAGAAAATAAAACTGAAAGCTTAAAGATAAATAATGAGTTTAAACTTGATATAATAAATGGATTAAATCTATCTAAAGATTTTAAAAAATCAAAAAATGATTTCCAAGATAAAACTTCAAGACTTGACAAAATAATTGGTGTTATTGATGAAAGCACTAAAAAATTGCTTCAACTTAAAAAAGAATTAGATAAATTAAATTTAATAATCAATGAAAAGCAAAAATCTTTGAATGAACTAGAAAAAGCAAATCCATGCAGCCAAAATTCACTTCTTGATTTGCAAAAACAAATTACCATTAAACAGGATTTATTTAATAAATATGATACATACAACAAAGATTTATCTAGGTATAGTGAAGAATTTGCTAAATATAATACAGATTTAGAAAAATGCAAATTAACGAGCGAAAATATAGAAAATAACATTTCAATTATTAAAAATTACATAAAGGATGCCGAGGTCGAAATTTTAGCTATAAAATTAAGGAATGACTTAAATAAAACTGGTGTTTGTCCAGTTTGTGGTTCAATAGAACATCATCTAGAAAATGTTAAGCATATAGATGTTTCTAACATAGAAGAATTAAATCAAAAACTCAAAAACTTAGAAAATGAAAAGCTAGCGATTTTAAGAAATATGACTGCATATACTACAAGAATTGAAGATTTAGTAGAAAATATTGAGTACACTAAGAAGCTTATTAAAGATTTAGGAGAAGATTTTAAATCTGTAACAGTAGATGATTTAAAAGCAAAGTTTAATACCGTAAATGAGAGTTTAGATAGGAGTAATGCCTTAAAGGAAGAACTAATTGAATTAAATAACAAAAAAATTTCTGTAGACAGCAATGTTAAAAATATATTAGAAAATATACAAAAATATATTTTAGATAAAGAATTATTGGCAAAAGAATTGCAAATACTAAATAAATCTTTAGAAAAACTTTCAAATAACTATAATAATGTTGCAAGCAAAACAAATGTTCAGGATTTTCAAATGAAATATGAAGAGATTAATGAAATAGAAAAACAAAGAGAAGAATTATTATCAATTATAAAAACTGATAGAGAAAAATCAAATGTTCTAAATCAAAAGCAAAAATTGTTAGAAAATAAATTGAACATCCTCGAACAAAACAAAGTTAAAATAATAGCTACACTCCAACAAAAAAATAATTATATAGATAAAACAAAACAAACTATTATTGAAAAGGTTGGTGATATTGACGATATCAAAGTATATTATAAAGCATTAGAGACAGAAATTGAAAAAATCAATAAAAAATTTAATGCTGCTGAAATTTACTTAAACTCATGTCAACAAAAATATGATTTAGCTAATGAAACATACATTAGAATATCTACTAATCTAAACGAGTTAAATATATCTAAGGATCATGATAAAACATCTATGCAAGAAGCTTTGCTTGAAGAAGGATTTAATACTATTGAAGATGTTAAAAAATGCTACTTAGAGAGACCGGCTGTAAACGAATTTGTTGAAATAATTGAGAAATATAAAAATAATCTTGCCAAAATTGAGGGTTCTATAGAAAGCATTTGTTTGAAAATTAATGATAAGCATATAGACGAGGCTCAATGGATGGAAATACAAAGCTTAAAAATAGAAACAGACAACAAATTAAAAGAAATAAACGAAACAAGAATTAATTTGGATAGAAAACTAAAGGAATTTGAAAAAAAATTAGTTGAAATCAACGATTTGCTAAAGCAAAAGGAAAAATTATCACATCACCTTGCTCTTCTATCGGACTTAGAAAAATTATTTAAAGGTAAAAGATTTGTTGAATACGTAGCTTCCACAAGACTAAAATATATTTCAATTGAAGCAGATAAAAAGTTAAAAGAAATATCATCTGGCAACTACGGACTTGAGGTTGATAAAAATGGGAAGTTTATAATTAGAGATTATAAAAATGGGGGAGTTACTAGAGATGCATCTACGCTATCAGGTGGTGAAACATTTATAGCATCACTTGCACTTGCACTTGCTCTTTCTGCCGAAATACAGCTAAAAGGTACTGCACCCCTTGAATTGTTTTTTTTGGATGAAGGCTTTGGAACACTTGACGATGAACTATTAGAAGTTGTTATGTCATCAATTGAGAAAATTCATAATGACAGATTAAAAGTAGGTATTATAAGCCATGTAGAATCTATTAAAAACAGAGTTCCGATCAAATTAATTCTTACTCCTGCCGAATCTGGCAGAGGTGGAAGTAAGGTTAAGCTTGAAAGAAGTTAA
- a CDS encoding metallophosphoesterase — translation MKIGIMTDIHNNIIALEEILKVFEKLKCDKIICCGDIIGIGPEPEKSIKKIMSIPNLICVCGNHEGYLTKGITRDYLPKMYGNEVAHHEWEHGLLSEESKNFIKNLPNSISINLNGLKIYISHYALDNNSNCLCICPKPTILDLQKMFNYIDADVILYGHDHFGSIIKSDKTYYINCGSLGCPGKLKNIAKAAIINIKDNDIVLDNLEIEYDVEEVVSKIKDLKYPAYEEIIKMFYGIK, via the coding sequence ATGAAAATTGGAATAATGACTGATATACACAATAATATAATAGCATTAGAAGAAATTTTAAAAGTTTTTGAAAAACTAAAATGTGATAAAATAATTTGCTGCGGAGATATAATTGGAATTGGACCTGAACCTGAAAAATCCATCAAAAAAATCATGAGTATACCCAATTTAATATGTGTATGTGGCAATCATGAAGGGTATTTAACTAAAGGAATAACAAGAGATTATTTACCAAAAATGTATGGGAATGAAGTAGCACACCATGAGTGGGAACATGGATTGTTGAGTGAAGAGTCAAAAAACTTTATTAAAAATTTACCAAATTCAATTAGTATTAATTTAAATGGTTTGAAAATATATATATCACATTATGCTCTTGATAATAATAGTAACTGCTTATGTATCTGTCCAAAGCCAACTATTTTAGATTTGCAAAAAATGTTTAATTACATTGATGCGGATGTAATATTGTATGGACATGACCATTTTGGTTCAATTATTAAGAGTGACAAAACGTATTATATAAACTGCGGCTCACTTGGTTGTCCAGGAAAACTTAAAAACATTGCAAAAGCAGCTATTATAAATATTAAAGATAACGATATAGTACTTGATAATTTAGAAATTGAATATGATGTCGAAGAGGTTGTATCAAAAATAAAAGATCTTAAGTATCCTGCTTATGAAGAAATTATTAAAATGTTCTATGGAATTAAGTAG
- a CDS encoding HAD family hydrolase yields MHKYKCLVLDHDDTVVKSTPQIHYPAFMETLNKLRPEYKLTLEEFVMYNFEPGFLEMCYDIFGFTQEEMKLQEEHWIKKVNKKIPTFYEGIGETIKKFKADGGIICVVSHSFSKIIVRDYVSNINFEPDMTFGWEYENDKRKPNPFPLQEIMRKYNLQPRDLLMVDDLKPGYDMAKKCGVDFAYAGWSCNINKIRQFMKQYSDFYFEDVASFDEFLYKK; encoded by the coding sequence ATGCATAAATATAAATGCTTAGTGCTAGACCATGACGATACAGTTGTAAAAAGCACTCCACAAATACACTATCCAGCTTTTATGGAAACACTAAATAAATTGAGGCCGGAATATAAGCTTACATTAGAAGAATTTGTAATGTATAATTTCGAACCGGGTTTTCTAGAAATGTGCTACGACATATTTGGGTTTACTCAGGAGGAAATGAAGTTACAAGAGGAACATTGGATAAAGAAAGTTAATAAAAAAATACCAACCTTCTACGAGGGTATAGGTGAAACAATAAAAAAATTTAAAGCAGATGGAGGAATTATCTGCGTAGTTTCTCATTCGTTTTCTAAAATTATTGTTAGGGATTATGTATCCAATATAAATTTCGAACCTGATATGACTTTTGGATGGGAGTATGAGAATGATAAAAGAAAGCCAAATCCTTTTCCATTACAGGAAATTATGCGAAAATATAATTTGCAACCCAGGGATTTATTGATGGTTGATGATTTAAAACCAGGCTATGATATGGCCAAAAAATGTGGTGTAGACTTTGCATATGCTGGATGGTCATGTAATATCAATAAAATTAGACAATTTATGAAGCAATATAGCGATTTTTATTTTGAGGATGTAGCATCATTTGATGAATTTTTATATAAAAAATAA